In Lotus japonicus ecotype B-129 chromosome 5, LjGifu_v1.2, one genomic interval encodes:
- the LOC130717490 gene encoding F-box/LRR-repeat protein At3g26922-like, with translation MGNRKDMISNLPDYLLHDILSLLPTRDAVATSVLSKRWKYLWTDLSVFNFENDLPIVSMEEDQVYCLLDQVHRLLHHSNYVKSLGVMSFGVAIDEDRVNSLISAVVKHQIEELKLSLLVNQFVLPNCFSAFESLTELHLELGCVLDVPSGIRFPSLKTFKLSRVTFANDKSVQQLFSGCLVLQELTLFNCNWSKIEQTSITTPALKILTIFSDLRVNMMRSTVRIDAVNLLYFSCTGYTLVNFLLVNTASIVDAHVEC, from the coding sequence ATGGGTAACAGGAAAGATATGATCAGTAACTTACCTGATTATCTTCTTCATGACATTCTTTCTTTACTCCCAACCAGAGATGCAGTGGCGACTTCCGTTTTATCAAAAAGGTGGAAGTACTTATGGACTGACTTATCTgtctttaattttgaaaatgatCTGCCAATAGTCAGCATGGAAGAAGACCAAGTATATTGCCTTTTAGATCAAGTGCACAGACTACTTCATCATTCTAATTATGTAAAAAGTCTCGGTGTCATGTCTTTTGGGGTTGCCATTGATGAGGATAGAGTTAATTCTCTTATATCTGCTGTAGTGAAGCACCAAATCGAAGAGCTTAAGCTTTCCCTACTTGTAAATCAGTTTGTGTTACCCAATTGTTTCTCGGCCTTTGAATCATTGACTGAGCTGCATTTAGAACTGGGTTGTGTTCTAGATGTTCCTAGTGGCATTCGTTTCCCTAGCCTGAAGACATTCAAGCTTTCACGTGTTACCTTTGCAAATGACAAGTCAGTTCAACAACTTTTCTCTGGGTGCCTTGTCCTACAAGAGTTAACCTTGTTTAACTGTAATTGGAGTAAAATCGAGCAGACTAGCATAACAACTCCCGCATTAAAGATATTAACCATATTTTCGGACCTTCGAGTAAATATGATGCGTTCTACAGTCAGGATTGATGCTGTGAATCTTTTATATTTCAGTTGCACGGGCTATACACTAGTAAATTTTCTCCTTGTTAACACGGCCTCCATAGTTGATGCACATGTTGAATGTTGA